Proteins co-encoded in one Polyangiaceae bacterium genomic window:
- the recD gene encoding exodeoxyribonuclease V subunit alpha — MSSTLPFPAEGFGPLDLELVRALARVSGEARPDVLFALAMTSARARDGHVCVRLQELQTQALNRQVSSASLDAWTNALLASPLVIEESGRPSPLVLSRGRLYLSRFHDHELAVEARLRALSSPAPLAGTAVLARQALARWFDDPTAPAALAAMVLEWRRLAILTGGPGTGKTTAIARILALHAELFRERHGRAPKQVLLAPTGKAAARMGEAVAALAARLSEVHSAARDIPINAATLHRALGRRPAQRGSGGDGAAPLSADLVVVDEASMVDIAMFRSLLDALGPEARLLLVGDPHQLASVDAGAVLADLCAAAPASGSSELRQRWAAERFGVEVPASALPIPAPIGECVVQLTHSYRFDPSRGVGRLSRAIVDGDADAALDVLSSSSTPEAELLDDGAAPSVLDDLARAGYDAYCRAQGASARIARLGSFRVLCAHRVGPRGVERLNPRVEAVLREQGLLPSSAGLGQEYYLGRPVLITQNDTTTRLFNGDMGVVEDDDGVLRVAFAVEEQLRFVSPARLPAHETVFVMSIHKSQGSEVEEAAVVLPDASSPLCSRELLYTAVTRVKATVRLVGNEAAVRAAVAKRVERASGLADRLASS; from the coding sequence GTGAGTTCGACGTTGCCTTTCCCCGCAGAGGGCTTCGGTCCCCTGGATCTGGAGCTGGTTCGGGCCCTGGCACGCGTGAGCGGAGAGGCGCGCCCCGACGTGCTCTTCGCCCTGGCGATGACCAGTGCGCGCGCGCGTGACGGCCACGTCTGTGTGCGCTTGCAGGAGCTCCAAACGCAGGCACTGAACAGGCAGGTGTCGTCTGCCAGCCTCGACGCGTGGACGAATGCGCTGCTCGCTTCGCCGCTGGTGATCGAGGAATCAGGCCGCCCTTCGCCTCTGGTCCTGTCGCGGGGCCGTCTCTATCTCAGCCGCTTCCACGATCACGAGCTCGCCGTGGAAGCTCGCTTGCGCGCGCTGTCCAGCCCGGCGCCCCTTGCAGGCACTGCGGTCCTCGCGCGTCAGGCCCTTGCACGTTGGTTCGACGACCCGACGGCGCCCGCGGCGTTGGCCGCCATGGTCTTGGAGTGGCGGCGCCTGGCGATCTTGACCGGCGGACCGGGCACCGGCAAGACGACCGCGATCGCTCGCATCCTCGCGCTGCACGCGGAGCTGTTTCGCGAGCGGCACGGGCGCGCTCCAAAGCAGGTGCTGCTCGCACCGACGGGGAAAGCGGCGGCACGCATGGGCGAGGCTGTCGCTGCGCTGGCTGCCCGATTGAGTGAGGTTCACTCGGCCGCGCGCGACATCCCGATCAACGCCGCCACGCTGCATCGCGCCCTAGGGCGCCGACCCGCTCAGCGCGGTTCCGGCGGCGATGGCGCCGCGCCGCTGTCGGCGGATCTGGTGGTCGTGGACGAAGCCTCGATGGTCGACATCGCGATGTTCAGGAGTCTGCTCGATGCCCTCGGGCCCGAGGCCCGCCTGCTGCTCGTGGGCGACCCGCATCAACTCGCGTCGGTGGATGCCGGGGCCGTCTTGGCCGATCTCTGTGCGGCTGCGCCCGCCTCGGGGAGCTCGGAGCTGCGGCAGCGCTGGGCGGCCGAGCGATTCGGCGTCGAGGTGCCTGCCTCTGCGCTTCCCATCCCAGCGCCGATCGGAGAATGTGTCGTGCAGTTGACGCATAGCTATCGTTTCGATCCGAGTCGCGGCGTTGGACGCTTGTCACGCGCCATCGTGGACGGCGACGCAGATGCGGCACTCGACGTGTTGTCGAGTTCGTCCACGCCCGAGGCGGAGTTGCTCGACGACGGAGCCGCGCCATCGGTCTTGGACGACCTAGCGCGCGCGGGCTACGACGCCTACTGCCGAGCGCAGGGGGCCAGCGCGCGAATTGCACGACTGGGCTCCTTCCGCGTGCTGTGCGCCCACCGCGTCGGGCCCCGGGGCGTGGAGCGGCTGAACCCCCGCGTGGAGGCCGTGCTTCGTGAGCAAGGACTGCTCCCCTCGAGCGCGGGGCTGGGACAAGAGTACTACCTCGGGCGTCCGGTCCTCATCACGCAGAACGACACGACGACGCGTCTGTTCAACGGCGACATGGGAGTGGTGGAAGACGACGACGGTGTGCTGCGGGTCGCGTTTGCCGTCGAAGAGCAGCTGCGCTTCGTCTCACCAGCGCGGCTGCCTGCCCACGAGACCGTATTCGTCATGAGCATCCACAAGAGCCAGGGCTCGGAGGTGGAGGAAGCGGCGGTCGTCCTTCCCGACGCCAGCTCCCCGCTGTGCAGCCGGGAGTTGCTCTACACCGCCGTGACGCGGGTCAAGGCTACTGTGCGCCTGGTCGGCAACGAGGCCGCCGTTCGCGCCGCCGTGGCGAAGCGCGTCGAGCGGGCATCGGGCCTGGCCGATCGCCTCGCCTCGTCGTGA